In Aspergillus fumigatus Af293 chromosome 2, whole genome shotgun sequence, a genomic segment contains:
- a CDS encoding putative manganese ion homeostasis (Fr), with protein MSYSYPRSDSAHAYRSTRRGRFAEPTDLHGRLTQALPLWARTWVTDLREGRMPAALSEAKIDYNGAGLQKICWRFVRRVFTVPFALILLWFWTLWWGERTVFQESLDKCVWDKWEKWPRDATPHHVVFIADPQLVDPHTYPGRPWPLSTLTVRYTDQYMRRSFTSIQRSLGPDSVVFLGDLFDGGREWGTSSTTSPEKRYQQYKDSFWKQEYHRFVKIFSDQFHEGDGQSTEPRGRRMIASLPGNHDLGFGSGVQVPVRDRFQSFFGPGNRVDVIGNHTFVSIDTVSLSAMDQPDPRTGSSGTGAGDGEQPNERIWREAKDFLDEVPRHMAKAETEELLMLRNETQASKGRLFKHDAVQVLENAIVKEPQWEALGLPTILLTHVPLYRRPATPCGPLRERYPPSSDGELEEDEPNALRLGGGYQYQNVLTQTISKDLVSKIGSSLVQVYSGDDHDYCEISHREFSGSPKEITVKSLSWAMGVRHPGFLLTSLWNPIDLTTGRPREHSSSTIQNHLCLLPDQLGIFIHYGALFGFTLAILLIRAIVLVLYFPRPTSPDPVLPLSEQDLHNSSPSVTSLPPFSSTSSSTLPSPRGLASRAVNAPPRPKPYHDAYPGLAEYEAEQNSKWRPSRDEYRRKPGAGRSALARIRRELIGSVQFVASVVLAWYFFLIWRW; from the exons ATGAGCTACTCCTATCCGCGCAGTGACAGTGCCCATGCGTATCGATCGACCCGCCGCGGTCGCTTCGCCGAGCCTACCGATCTTCACGGACGTTTAACCCAAGCGCTACCGCTGTGGGCCAGAACGTGGGTTACGGATCTCCGCGAGGGGAGAATGCCTGCAGCACTCAGCGAGGCCAAAATCGATTACAATGGAGCTGGACTTCAGAAGATCTGCTGGCGATTCGTGAGGCGTGTGTTTACTGTGCCGTTTGCTTTGATACTCCTGTGGTTTTGGACGCTGTGGTGGGGGGAACGTACTGTGTTCCAGGAGAGTCTGGACAAGTGTGTCTGGGACAAGTGGGAGAAGTGG CCTCGGGATGCAACACCGCATCATGTTGTGTTTATAGCCGACCCTCAACTTGTCGATCCCCATACCTACCCCGGTCGGCCATGGCCACTTTCGACCTTGACGGTCAGGTACACGGACCAGTATATGCGCCGCTCTTTTACATCTATCCAAAGAAGTTTAGGGCCCGACTCGGTCGTATTCCTTGGCGACCTGTTTGACGGAGGGAGAGAGTGGGGAACATCATCGACGACGAGCCCTGAGAAGCGCTACCAGCAATACAAAGATTCCTTCTGGAAGCAGGAATACCATCGATTTGTCAAGATCTTCTCTGATCAGTTCCATGAGGGGGACGGGCAGTCGACGGAGCCGCGAGGTCGACGGATGATTGCCAGCCTACCGGGCAACCATGACCTGGGCTTCGGGTCGGGTGTCCAGGTACCCGTGCGTGATCGGTTCCAATCATTCTTTGGTCCAGGAAATCGCGTCGATGTAATCGGGAACCACACGTTTGTGTCGATCGATACGGTTTCATTGAGCGCGATGGATCAGCCCGATCCACGGACGGGCAGCTCCGGGACTGGAGCGGGGGATGGAGAGCAGCCTAACGAGCGTATTTGGAGGGAGGCGAAGGACTTCCTCGATGAAGTGCCTCGGCATATGGCCAAGGCCGAGACGGAGGAACTGCTGATGTTGCGCAATGAGACCCAAGCGAGCAAAGGCCGTCTTTTTAAACACGACGCAGTGCAAGTGTTGGAAAATGCGATCGTCAAGGAACCACAGTGGGAAGCTCTTGGTCTTCCGACGATTCTCTTGACACATGTGCCGTTGTACCGCAGGCCGGCTACACCGTGTGGGCCTCTCAGAGAACGCTATCCACCCTCATCAGATGGGGAGCTTGAGGAGGACGAACCGAACGCATTGAGGCTTGGTGGAGGCTATCAGTACCAGAATGTTTTGACACAGACCATCTCCAAAGACCTTGTTTCCAAGATTGGGTCCAGTCTGGTGCAGGTCTACTCTGGCGACGACCATGACTACTGCGAGATCTCCCACCGCGAATTCAGTGGCTCTCCCAAGGAAATCACTGTGAAGAGCCTCAGCTGGGCAATGGGCGTCCGTCACCCGGGCTTTTTACTCACCAGTCTTTGGAATCCCATTGACCTGACAACGGGGAGGCCGAGAGAGCACTCTTCGTCTACGATTCAGAACCATCTTTGCCTCCTGCCCGATCAACTGGGCATTTTCATCCACTACGGGGCTCTTTTTGGATTTACGTTGgccatccttctcatccgGGCAATTGTTTTGGTGCTGTACTTCCCACGGCCAACCTCACCTGATCCCGTCCTACCTCTCTCCGAACAAGACTTGCACAACTCTTCGCCATCGGTCACCTCTCTTCCCCCATTCTCCAGTACGTCCAGCTCTACACTTCCGTCACCGCGCGGTCTAGCCAGTCGCGCTGTGAATGCACCGCCCCGGCCCAAGCCCTACCATGATGCTTACCCAGGACTAGCAGAGTACGAGGCCGAGCAGAACTCCAAGTGGAGACCGTCGCGCGATGAATATCGGCGGAAACCCGGGGCTGGCCGTTCAGCTCTTGCCAGAATCAGAAGGGAGCTCATTGGTTCGGTGCAGTTTGTGGCCAGCGTCGTGTTGGCATGGTACTTCTTTTTAATCTGGCGGTGGTAA
- a CDS encoding sugar porter family MFS transporter, with product MGFMIRKPDDAVGSAAPAIIIGLFVAFGGILFGYDTGTISGILAMPYWRKLFSTGYINPDDNYPDITSSQSSMIVSLLSAGTFFGALGAAPVADYFGRRLGMIINSGVFCFGVILQTAATAIPLFVAGRFFAGFGVGLLSATVPLYQSETAPKWIRGTIVGAYQLAITLGLLIAAIVNNATKDRMDTGCYRIPVAIQFAWAIILVTGMLVLPETPRFLIKKDKHEAAARALSRLRRMDVNDPALIEELSEIQANHEYELSMGTASYLEILRGTIGKRLATGCGIQALQQLAGVNFIFYYGTTFFKASGISNPFIITLITNIVNVMSTFPGLYMVEKWGRRPLLMFGAFGMCVSQLIVAIVGTATSSDVANKVLIAFVCIYIFFFACSWGPVAWVVTGELFPLKARAKCLSITTATNWLLNWAIAYATPYMVNSGPGNANLQSKVFFIWGGFCFIAFVFVYTCIYETKGLSLEQVDELYGKVSKAWKSSGFVPTVHFTDVRDVAEGHQKASLSQLEADAQEKHKLEHLEKA from the exons ATGGGCTTCATGATCAGAAAGCCCGATGATGCAGTGGGCTCCGCGGCTCCTGCCATCATCATTGGTTTGTTCGTTGCGTTTGGTGGGATTCTGTTCGG CTATGATACCGGCACCATCAGCGGCATCCTTGCCATGCCATACTGGCGCAAGCTCTTCTCCACCGGCTACATCAATCCGGACGACAACTACCCGGATATCACATCCTCGCAATCGTCGATGATCGTCTCCCTGTTGTCTGCTGGCACTTTCTTCGGAGCTCTGGGCGCCGCGCCGGTTGCCGATTACTTTGGACGCCGCCTTGGTATGATTATCAACTCGGGCGTCTTCTGCTTTGGTGTCATCCTTCAGACCGCCGCCACTGCGATTCCGTTGTTCGTCGCGGGCAGATTCTTCGCCGGATTCGGCGTCGGTCTTCTTTCAGCGACTG TTCCCTTGTATCAGTCCGAGACAGCTCCCAAGTGGATTCGCGGGACCATCGTCGGAGCCTATCAGCTGGCCATCACCCTTGGTCTGCTGATTGCCGCTATTGTGAACAATGCCACCAAGGACCGTATGGATACCGGCTGCTACCGGATTCCAGTTGCCATCCAGTTTGCCTGGGCTATTATCCTGGTGACTGGTATGCTGGTTCTTCCCGAAACCCCGCGATTCCTCATCAAGAAGGATAAGCACGAGGCCGCCGCCAGGGCGCTATCCCGCCTTCGCCGCATGGATGTCAACGATCCAGCTCTCATTGAGGAATTGTCCGAGATCCAGGCCAACCATGAATACGAGCTCAGCATGGGTACGGCAAGCTACCTCGAGATTCTTCGCGGCACCATCGGCAAGCGTTTGGCTACCGGTTGCGGTATCCAGGCTCTGCAGCAGTTGGCCGGTGTCAACTTCATCT TCTACTACGGAACGACCTTTTTCAAGGCCTCGGGCATCAGCAACCCCTTCATCATTACTCTCATCACCAACATTGTCAACGTGATGTCCACCTTCCCCGGTCTCTACATGGTGGAGAAGTGGGGTCGTCGTCCTTTGTTGATGTTTGGAGCTTTTGGCATGTGCGTCAGCCAGCTTATCGTCGCCATCGTTGGCACTGCCACCTCGTCCGACGTGGCCAACAAAGTCCTGATCGCCTTCGTCTGCATCtacatcttcttcttcgcctgctCCTGGGGACCGGTGGCTTGGGTTGTGACTGGGGAGCTGTTCCCGCTCAAGGCCCGTGCCAAGTGTctctccatcaccaccgccaccaaCTGGCTGCTCAACTGGGCCATCGCCTACGCGACTCCTTACATGGTCAACAGCGGCCCGGGCAATGCCAACCTGCAGTCCAAGGTGTTCTTCATCTGGGGTGGCTTCTGCTTCATCGCGTTTGTCTTTGTGTACACCTGCATCTACGAGACCAAGGGTCTCTCTCTCGAGCAAGTCGACGAGCTGTACGGCAAGGTCTCCAAGGCCTGGAAGTCGAGTGGTTTCGTCCCCACGGTCCACTTCACCGATGTCCGGGATGTGGCCGAAGGACACCAGAAGGCCAGTCTTTCTCAGCTTGAGGCTGATGCTCAAGAGAAGCACAAGCTGGAACATCTGGAGAAGGCGTAA
- a CDS encoding putative ab-hydrolase associated lipase, which produces MLMASRIAERRTSLEPTQQDNDVSGHNRPSRILLHSDPDPIDVRPPTPKATGNLLRSSPDMELRNLRTSREDEKVESAVTTVAADGVLRDAQTQSQPPPRYHPDTALSAHPLFPPLPSYSPPSLALTVRCVALRCVSFVLSLLFLGVVVIGALVGFAGRQLENLRMRIRGEDPHARRKFYAEERERQWSREEELRRWKRRQAKRDVDEEAPDECPPLEGGPDLLVCDVRYYARRVGLDVETFKVQTEDGFIITLWHVFNPQEYTPLSEEERGPRGPDVFTGRRRPNASGRNQRYPVLLVHGLLQSAGAFCVNDDDSLAFYLCKAGYDVWLGNNRCGMTPEHTTLSTGDPRMWTWNIRQMGVLDLTALVSRVLFETGFEKLGLVCHSQGTAQTFVALSKHHRPELGEKISVFCALAPAVYAGPLIERVYFRFMRVIPPDIFRTIFGIHAFIPIMITVHRFLHPRIYGALGYHVFAHLFGWSDVRWDRGLRDRMFQFAPVYISSETIRWWLGQGCFATQRCILATMEETLAEMEEDVRLQRDGDQPGSRTDTAWYGPQTPPFALWVAGSDALVDGRPLLQRLHSGREPHVQVVHSKVIEEYEHLDVLWAMDAVEQVGQEVRDVIYRTMPEAARKCCRVPKGVS; this is translated from the coding sequence ATGTTGATGGCATCACGCATCGCAGAGCGGCGCACCAGCCTCGAACCCACACAGCAGGATAACGATGTTTCAGGACACAATCGACCATCGAGGATCCTCCTCCACAGTGACCCGGACCCCATCGACGTCCGACCTCCCACTCCCAAAGCAACAGGCAACCTCCTCCGCTCCAGCCCCGACATGGAACTCAGGAACCTGCGGACCAGTCGCGAGGACGAAAAGGTCGAGTCCGCAGTGACTACAGTGGCCGCGGACGGAGTCCTGAGGGACGCACAGACGCAATCGCAGCCACCGCCACGATACCATCCCGACACCGCTCTATCGGCGCATCCGCTGTTCCCACCGCTTCCCTCGTACAGTCCGCCTTCGCTTGCGCTCACGGTGCGCTGTGTGGCGCTGCGGTGCGTCTCGTTCGTTCTGTCGCTGTTGTTTCTGGGGGTTGTTGTCATCGGTGCGCTTGTGGGTTTCGCTGGCAGGCAGCTGGAGAATCTGCGGATGAGGATTCGCGGCGAGGATCCTCACGCGCGGCGGAAATTCTATGCCGAGGAGCGCGAGCGACAGTGGAGTCGAGAGGAGGAGCTTAGAAGGTGGAAGCGGCGGCAGGCGAAGCGGGAtgtggacgaggaggcgcCGGATGAGTGTCCGCCGTTGGAGGGCGGGCCGGACTTGCTCGTTTGTGATGTTAGGTATTACGCGCGGCGGGTAGGGCTCGATGTCGAGACGTTCAAAGTCCAGACGGAGGATGGCTTTATTATTACGTTGTGGCATGTTTTTAACCCGCAGGAGTACACGCCGTTgtcggaagaggagagagggCCCCGCGGCCCGGACGTGTTTACTGGGCGGAGAAGGCCGAATGCCTCGGGTCGAAACCAGAGGTATCCTGTTCTGCTGGTTCATGGGCTGTTGCAGAGTGCTGGTGCGTTCTGTGTgaacgacgacgacagcCTGGCTTTCTATCTCTGCAAAGCCGGGTACGACGTCTGGTTAGGCAACAATCGCTGCGGGATGACGCCGGAGCATACAACGCTGTCGACTGGTGATCCGCGGATGTGGACGTGGAACATCCGGCAGATGGGCGTGCTGGACTTGACCGCGCTTGTTTCGCGGGTCCTGTTTGAGACCGGgtttgagaagctggggCTTGTGTGCCACTCGCAAGGTACCGCGCAGACATTTGTGGCGCTGTCCAAGCACCACCGCCCGGAACTTGGCGAGAAGATATCTGTATTCTGTGCCCTCGCACCGGCCGTGTATGCCGGGCCGTTGATCGAGAGGGTGTACTTTCGGTTCATGCGAGTTATACCGCCTGACATATTCCGGACGATTTTCGGCATCCACGCATTCATCCCCATCATGATAACCGTCCACCGCTTTCTCCATCCCCGCATCTACGGGGCGTTGGGGTATCATGTCTTCGCGCACCTGTTCGGCTGGAGCGACGTCCGCTGGGATCGCGGACTCCGCGATCGCATGTTCCAATTCGCGCCAGTGTATATCAGCAGCGAGACGATCCGGTGGTGGCTGGGTCAGGGCTGCTTCGCGACGCAGCGGTGCATCCTGGCCACGATGGAAGAGACCCTCgccgagatggaggaggatgtcCGTCTGCAGCGCGACGGAGACCAACCGGGCTCGCGCACTGACACCGCCTGGTACGGGCCGCAGACGCCCCCGTTTGCGCTGTGGGTTGCGGGGTCAGATGCGCTGGTCGACGGCCGGCCTCTCCTCCAGCGGTTGCACAGCGGACGCGAGCCGCATGTGCAGGTGGTGCATTCCAAAGTGATTGAAGAGTATGAGCATCTAGATGTGCTGTGGGCCATGGATGCGGTGGAGCAAGTGGGTCAAGAGGTCCGCGATGTTATATACAGGACCATGCCGGAGGCGGCGCGGAAGTGCTGCCGGGTTCCAAAGGGTGTTTCATGA
- a CDS encoding putative oxalate decarboxylase — MKSIHILQAFLLVVPCANGAPTAQPSNPPLRGSTDLRGYSSSNTITEQSTEVKYTLVTGQKEDAKNGVYLDFEGVDNPQPIRGDRGGSDPGPSIDKLAPPGTDHGQTINAQWPMDGAGWARQENTNVMPDATAMAGVDMRLEPHAYRELHWHVAAEWSLVLNGSCRIQVRFSLLFIDVADRQAVNENGETFIDDVSEGDVWFFPPGVPHSIQAFNTGVEFLLVFDDGSFSEDNTFLASEVFAHNPREVLAKDLGVPIASFENLPEDELYIFPGTPAPKDIEAQNVSTAAGIVPRTQSYSYHFSEQPAHEVAGGSVKIVDPVTFPIASNFSAAVVTVKPGGMREIHWHPTSDEWAFFIRGQGRATLFSAPSTATTFDYRAGDVGYFPKSNSHYIENTGDEDLLFLEVLQADKFTDIALGQWIASTPRQIVADTLKLSNETLSKLKTDKQYVVAG, encoded by the exons ATGAAGTCTATCCACATTCTGCAAGCTTTCCTTCTTGTTGTCCCCTGTGCCAATGGAGCCCCTACGGCCCAGCCTTCGAATCCTCCATTGAGAGGCTCGACGGATCTGCGCGGCtattcctcctccaataCCATCACGGAGCAATCGACTGAGGTCAAGTATACCCTCGTGACTGGGCAAAAGGAGGATGCCAAGAATGGGGTGTATCTTGACTTTGAGGGCGTGGACAATCCGCAGCCGATCCGGGGAGATCGGGGAGGGTCGGACCCAGGACCGAGTAT CGATAAGCTGGCTCCTCCTGGGACGGATCATGGTCAGACGATCAACGCGCAGTGGCCGATGG ACGGGGCTGGATGGGCTCGACAGGAAAACACGAACGTCATGCCGGACGCAACAGCCATGGCCGGGGTTGACATGAGACTTGAGCCCCATGCGTATCGGGAACTGCATTGGCATGTCGCGGCGGAGTGGTCGCTTGTCCTCAATGGATCCTGTCGTATCCAGGTACGTTTTTCCCTCCTTTTCATTGATGTCGCTGACCGTCAGGCCGTCAATGAGAATGGGGAAACGTTCATCGACGATGTGAGCGAAGGTGATGTCTGGTTCTTCCCTCC GGGCGTTCCTCACTCCATTCAAGCTTTCAACACAGGGGTCGAGTTCCTTCTAGTCTTCGACGATGGATCCTTCTCCGAGGATAATACCTTCCTCGCCTCAGAAGTCTTTGCACACAATCCCAGAGAAGTCCTAGCCAAAGACCTGGGTGTTCCCATCGCCTCATTCGAAAACCTTCCCGAGGACGAACTGTACATCTTCCCTGGCACCCCAGCCCCCAAGGACATCGAGGCCCAAAACGTCTCGACGGCAGCGGGAATCGTCCCCAGAACGCAGAGCTACTCGTACCACTTCTCCGAGCAGCCCGCCCACGAAGTCGCCGGCGGATCCGTCAAGATCGTGGATCCCGTCACCTTCCCCATCGCCAGTAATTTCTCTGCGGCTGTCGTGACCGTCAAGCCGGGCGGGATGCGCGAGATCCACTGGCATCCGACCAGCGATGAGTGGGCATTTTTCATCCGTGGCCAGGGCCGCGCCACGCTGTTCTCGGCACCCAGTACGGCCACGACGTTTGACTACCGCGCCGGGGACGTGGGATACTTTCCTAAGTCGAACAGTCACTATATTGAGAATACCGGGGACGAggacctgctcttcctcgAGGTGTTGCAGGCAGACAAGTTCACTG ACATCGCACTAGGGCAATGGATTGCGTCTACGCCGCGACAGATCGTGGCAGATACGCTGAAGCTGAGCAATGAGACCTTGAGCAAGTTGAAGACGGACAAGCAGTATGTTGTTGCTGGATAA
- the yteR gene encoding glycoside hydrolase family 88/105 protein, producing MRMISISKSALLVAAALSGLSQAAKYTEWMASSFMTKNISLSRNYANGVLYTGMEFAYNKTKDERYFTYIKSQVDAVVDPSGGLIDYPGSTVSLDDIRIGLNLLWLWTKTGDDRYKIAADTLREQLNFTPRNKAGGFWHRKPTYPNQMWLDGIYMAENFYAQYTAWFQPNNATAWDDIMLQFDLIEEHCRLKTGLLVHGYDESKVAVWADPVTGGAPHVWNRAVGWYFMSLVDILDYLPRSHPGYEKNLRRFQSLAKALKKTQDKSGGWWLIMDGEYPRDPRNYIESSGTAMFAYGLLKGVRKGYIRSKDYLAPATKAYNLMVDKFVETNADGTLNWLGTVQVGSLSSNGTFEYYISVPVVQDDYKGAGPFMYASYEIEAASKQ from the exons ATGAGAATGATTTCAATCAGCAAGTCTGCGCTGCTAGTAGCGGCGGCCCTGAGCGGCCTCTCCCAGGCGGCCAAGTATACCGAATGGATGGCCTCGTCCTTCATGACCAAGAATATCTCCCTGTCCCGCAACTACGCCAATGGCGTCCTCTACACCGGCATGGAGTTCGCATACAACAAGACCAAGGATGAACGCTACTTCACCTACATCAAGTCGCAGGTCGATGCCGTTGTCGATCCCTCCGGCGGACTGATCGACTACCCGGGGTCAACCGTCTCACTCGACGACATCCGCATtggcctcaatctcctttGGCTTTGGACCAAGACGGGAGATGACAGGTACAAAATTGCGGCTGATACCCTCCGTGAGCAGCTTAACTTCACCCCACGCAACAAGGCCGGCGGGTTCTGGCACCGCAAGCCCACGTACCCGAACCAGATGTGGCTGGACGGGATTTACATGGCGGAGAACTTCTATGCGCAGTACACCGCGTGGTTCCAGCCGAACAATGCTACTGCATGGGACGATATCATGCTGCAATTTGACTTGATCGAGGAGCACTGCCGGTTGAAGACCGGATTGCTGGTGCACGGATATGACGAGAGTAAAGTGGCAGTCTGGGCTG ATCCTGTTACCGGCGGCGCACCCCATGTCTGGAACCGCGCGGTGGGCTGGTACTTCATGTCGCTGGTCGACATCCTCGACTACCTGCCCCGATCTCACCCCGGCTATGAGAAGAACCTGCGGCGTTTCCAGTCCCTGGCAAAAGCCCTCAAGAAGACGCAGGACAAGTCCGGTGGATGGTGGCTCATCATGGATGGGGAGTACCCGCGCGATCCCCGCAACTACATCGAGAGCAGCGGCACCGCCATGTTTGCTTATGGACTCCTCAAGGGCGTTCGCAAGGGCTATATCCGCTCCAAGGACTATTTGGCTCCCGCGACGAAGGCGTACAACCTCATGGTGGACAAGTTCGTGGAGACGAATGCGGACGGCACGCTGAATTGGCTTGGCACAGTGCAGGTTGGCAGTCTGAGCAGCAATGGCACCTTCGAG TATTATATCTCAGTCCCCGTGGTGCAGGATGATTATAAGGGCGCTGGACCTTTCATGTATGCCAGTTATGAGATTGAGGCTGCTTCCAAACAATAG
- a CDS encoding F-box domain protein encodes MAESQRLVLSTPELLENILLYLDVQSLLTSAQRVCRSWTRLIQTSLRLQQALFFQPIPPEKCREKLLNPLLAKHFWNFFPPARDPSGVRECTYLLLSGPEASERRQKLLRCEASWRRMLVQQPPASLAYVQATHTRGGWIFKHYYLPCDAAPTTHWVHGQVQMDLIGLRMNMLYDLVFESLLGGLRRHWICWEAHMPPQFGPLVYLEEFMPLVEQAIQEADVVVIDHWRTIGAVAMPFTSSSSSTSSYFADRGPEAEQGHPVGSGTGLTPNLPIETLERAGSDVSRVYDGRSNLLSAFRSLQYPFLDWGVEANSTRVSGLACLELREEKFIPREQSSDEMSDDEE; translated from the coding sequence ATGGCTGAGAGCCAACGGCTCGTCCTGTCCACGCCTGAGCTGCTCGAAAATATTCTCCTTTATCTTGATGTTCAATCCCTGCTGACCTCGGCCCAGCGAGTTTGTCGCTCCTGGACTAGGCTAATTCAGACTTCCCTGAGGCTACAGCAGGCCCTGTTCTTTCAGCCCATCCCACCAGAGAAGTGCCGCGAAAAGTTGCTTAATCCACTCCTAGCCAAACATTTTTGGAATTTCTTTCCCCCGGCCCGGGACCCATCGGGGGTGAGAGAATGCACCTACCTGTTGCTGTCTGGACCGGAGGCGAGTGAGAGGCGCCAGAAACTTTTGCGCTGCGAAGCTAGTTGGCGCCGGATGTTAGTGCAGCAACCCCCTGCATCTCTTGCCTATGTGCAAGCTACTCATACTCGCGGGGGTTGGATCTTCAAGCACTATTATCTTCCATGTGACGCCGCTCCTACGACTCACTGGGTTCATGGTCAGGTTCAAATGGATCTGATAGGGCTGCGGATGAACATGCTCTACGACCTAGTCTTTGAGAGCTTGTTAGGGGGCCTACGCCGGCACTGGATTTGCTGGGAGGCCCATATGCCTCCACAGTTTGGCCCGCTTGTTTATCTAGAGGAGTTCATGCCGTTGGTTGAACAGGCGATACAGGAAGCCGATGTGGTGGTCATTGATCATTGGCGAACAATCGGGGCCGTGGCTATGCCATttacctcctcctcctcttccacttcctcctATTTTGCAGACCGCGGACCGGAAGCTGAACAGGGTCATCCAGTCGGTTCTGGCACTGGACTCACACCAAATCTGCCTATCGAGACACTGGAAAGGGCTGGCTCAGATGTCAGCCGTGTCTATGACGGTCGATCCAATTTACTTTCTGCTTTTCGAAGCTTGCAGTATCCTTTCCTGGATTGGGGGGTTGAAGCTAACTCGACAAGGGTGTCTGGTCTTGCTTGCTTGGAGCTGCGGGAGGAGAAATTCATACCCAGGGAACAGAGCAGTGACGAAATgagtgacgacgaggaaTGA